A window of Diospyros lotus cultivar Yz01 chromosome 14, ASM1463336v1, whole genome shotgun sequence contains these coding sequences:
- the LOC127790096 gene encoding uncharacterized protein LOC127790096 isoform X2 — translation MATPSPRPREHIEEIRRKTFKIGGNEPDLTNLYLHHAINYLAAELYTKDVHFLMELIQNAEDNEYLEGVKPSLEFVITSRDITATGAPATLLVFNNEKGFSAKNVESICGIGFSTKKGQRKRGYIGEKGIGFKSVFLITTQPYIFSNGYQIRFNEEPCPHCKIGYIVPEWVDDNPTLSTIKQIYGSDSDLPTTTIVLPLKPDKVSPVKQQLSKIHPEVLLFLSKIKRLSVKQDNEDTSLNTVSAISISSETDFTEKKDIDAESYVLHLSADKNDDNLEEECSYYMWRQKFPVRQEYKVERRMEVEEYVITLAFPNGQRLNSGTKSPGVYAFLPTEMVTTFPFIIQADFLLASSRETILLDNKWNQGILEYVPSAFINAFISLVKTIEGAPVSTLARMFEFLPINIPPYPALNAVRDSIKAKLVNEDIVPCESYMEKKLFWKPSEVGVVMPAFWNILNKARKDGVSLDNISSHGRYVLSSSFDTEKYDQVLNFLGVKPVEDEWYVKCIRSSNLIPGVSEEVYLELLVFVAKNWRSNFQNTNIKDTPLLKYESYNGDVSLFSINVSQSYAGKVLACEPHLVPWLIDWNREFGSSAGPFFIPKSTQEAILQQQWSEKQILLEWLSKEVKVQTVSVYDYAALLVDLLKCDRKRAVTFVHFLYHSLSRNNLSETDVGRLCCNMPLVDNYGQVTTQRNRVLVPANGSKWVRLIGSNPWRAEGFIELADDYRRPVIPAGVLTPEEQLIPFLRSHIGASDVPDVSPPNAVIPTMSAPLTKDNTFLLLGWIRSLMQRWVSMPKMFSQCIKEGSWMRVSLGSSPGYRPPSQSFLPNSLWGHLLQNENVLVDIPIIDLSFYGCEIMNYKVELGEIGVMFHYGEACQFFGKHLMSLAASSALTRGNVFSILKFINFMRERSLSARDFIQSIREGKWLRTSLGNRSPVGSVLFDQEWETASQISAIPFIDKDYYGEEILQFKTELQMLGVVVGWSENYQLVAYYLKPAMGINVLTAESGLFILNCMRHLGSPDKLIEVFKDNKFLKTSMGYTAPVESHLISPEWGCLLQIFNSFALIDENFYGSSIFSYKNELRELGVVVDFNQAKMVFAHVFRLQGQLSNIGKEHAFSLLACYRKFRGTSFEFSDDLMRCILEVKWLRTRLGDLRIPGECILFRPHWESISCISLLPFIDDADNWYGKGIYEYEKELESMGVKVAFKDGCGFVATGLKLPFDPSCITPANAYSLLECIRTLRTQNNGPLPDSFLTKVSQKWLKTSFDYRPPGKCLLYNFDWKSLQRMDGPFIDEEFYGSNITSYAKELNAIGVTIDVRNGGPLLANHLHFCSNFSTIVRIYSYLQDCNWNPETGYERKIWIPSGSDDGEWVAPQECVLRDKDGLFDKQLNVLEKHYGKELLLFFSSAFGVKPYPSLVDYCELWKEWELCGRPLTLERCCAFWKFVVSHCSSETLKRLAEHLMKLPAYSVSDEILLIERLDVFIADDLHLKDLFEQSSSQPLFAWYPQSSIASLPRFKLLEVYSKIGVRNLSESVQKEEMSITDGAGLQQVSPREILIGKGLLMLILSFLAGPALKMEAENRHEVVRCLLNLTVFETAEPVKICYSLLLSSGEKLKAEATPMIRWERENKELFAQKMNRSGGHRSIIEYATSFSEVISAGLLWENEDQMHQLAELIKLGFLLEFDEQAIGFLMKTKNLQLFAEDERFLSSAFPSD, via the coding sequence GAATTGGGTTCAAGAGTGTATTCCTCATCACAACACAGCCTTACATATTCAGCAATGGTTATCAGATACGGTTTAATGAAGAGCCTTGCCCACATTGCAAAATTGGATACATTGTCCCGGAATGGGTTGATGACAACCCAACACTTTCCaccataaaacaaatatatggCTCTGACTCTGACCTTCCAACCACAACAATTGTCTTGCCTCTGAAGCCTGACAAGGTTAGCCCTGTAAAGCAGCAACTCTCGAAAATCCATCCTGAAGTTCTGTTgttcctttcaaaaataaagaggCTTTCAGTCAAGCAAGACAACGAGGATACTAGTCTCAATACAGTGAGCGCAATATCCATTTCAAGTGAGACTGATTTTACTGAAAAGAAGGATATTGATGCTGAGTCATATGTGCTACATCTTTCGGCTGataaaaatgatgacaatttgGAGGAAGAATGCAGCTATTACATGTGGAGGCAGAAGTTTCCAGTCAGGCAGGAATATAAAGTAGAAAGACGGATGGAAGTGGAAGAGTATGTGATCACATTGGCTTTTCCAAATGGACAGCGTCTCAACAGTGGGACTAAATCTCCTGGGGTATATGCCTTTCTCCCAACTGAGATGGTTACAACTTTTCCTTTCATAATTCAAGCAGATTTTCTACTAGCATCTTCGAGGGAAACAATCCTTTTGGATAATAAATGGAACCAAGGTATTCTGGAATACGTGCCCAGTGCTTTCATCAATGCATTCATTTCCCTGGTGAAAACCATCGAAGGCGCCCCTGTATCTACTCTGGCTCGTATGTTTGAGTTCCTACCCATCAACATCCCTCCTTACCCTGCGCTGAATGCTGTGAGGGACAGTATTAAAGCCAAACTGGTTAATGAAGACATAGTTCCCTGTGAGTCATACATGGagaaaaagttattttggaaGCCTAGTGAAGTGGGTGTGGTAATGCCTGCTTTCTGGAATATACTGAACAAGGCAAGGAAGGATGGGGTGAGCTTGGATAATATCTCATCGCATGGGAGATATGTTCTAAGTTCTTCATTTGACACAGAGAAGTATGATCAAGTGTTGAACTTCTTGGGAGTGAAACCTGTGGAGGATGAATGGTATGTTAAGTGCATCCGCAGTTCTAATCTCATACCAGGAGTCTCAGAGGAAGTGTATTTAGAGCTACTAGTATTTGTAGCCAAGAACTGGAGGTCAAATTTTCAGAATACTAACATCAAGGACACCCCGCTTCTGAAGTATGAGAGTTATAACGGTGATGTCTCTTTGTTTAGTATAAATGTCTCACAGTCGTATGCAGGGAAGGTTCTTGCTTGCGAGCCTCATCTTGTACCATGGTTGATCGATTGGAACAGAGAATTTGGAAGTTCAGCAGGCCCATTTTTTATTCCTAAATCTACACAAGAAGCTATACTACAGCAACAATGGTCTGAGAAGCAGATATTGTTGGAGTGGCTTTCGAAGGAGGTGAAGGTTCAGACTGTAAGTGTGTACGACTATGCAGCCCTTCTTGTTGATTTGCTTAAGTGTGATAGGAAGCGCGCTGTTACTTTTGTTCATTTCTTGTATCACTCGCTTTCAAGGAACAACTTGTCTGAGACAGATGTTGGGCGATTGTGTTGCAACATGCCGCTTGTGGATAACTATGGGCAGGTAACCACACAAAGGAATCGAGTTCTTGTTCCTGCTAATGGAAGCAAATGGGTTCGTCTGATCGGATCTAACCCGTGGAGAGCTGAAGGCTTTATAGAGCTAGCAGATGACTATCGGCGACCTGTCATACCTGCAGGTGTTTTGACCCCTGAGGAACAGCTTATTCCTTTTCTCAGAAGTCATATTGGGGCTTCTGATGTCCCTGATGTGTCTCCACCCAATGCAGTAATTCCTACAATGTCTGCTCCTCTAACCAAAGATAATACGTTCTTGCTGTTGGGTTGGATTCGGAGCTTGATGCAGCGATGGGTTAGCATGCCAAAAATGTTCTCGCAATGCATAAAGGAGGGAAGCTGGATGAGGGTTTCTTTGGGCAGCAGTCCAGGCTACCGGCCTCCATCTCAGTCATTCCTACCAAACTCATTGTGGGGCCATCTTCTGCAGAATGAAAATGTGCTAGTTGATATCCCCATAATTGATCTGAGTTTCTATGGCTGTGAAATAATGAATTATAAAGTGGAGCTTGGAGAAATAGGAGTGATGTTTCATTATGGAGAGGCTTGCCAATTTTTCGGGAAGCATCTCATGTCTTTGGCAGCCTCCTCCGCTCTAACAAGAGGGAATGTTTTTTCGATATTGAAGTTCATAAATTTTATGAGGGAGAGATCGCTTTCTGCTCGAGACTTCATCCAAAGTATCCGGGAAGGGAAATGGCTAAGAACTTCACTTGGCAACAGATCCCCAGTCGGATCTGTTTTGTTTGATCAGGAGTGGGAAACTGCATCGCAGATCAGTGCCATCCCATTTATTGATAAAGATTACTATGGGGAGGAAATCCTTCAGTTTAAAACAGAACTTCAGATGCTGGGCGTGGTAGTTGGATGGAGTGAGAATTACCAGCTTGTTGCTTACTATCTGAAACCTGCAATGGGCATCAATGTTCTAACGGCTGAGTCTGGTCTTTTCATTTTGAACTGCATGCGCCATTTAGGATCACCTGATAAATTAATTGAAGTCTTtaaggataataaatttttgaagaCAAGCATGGGCTACACGGCTCCAGTTGAGTCTCATCTTATCAGTCCTGAATGGGGCTGTCTCCTTCAGATTTTCAACAGCTTTGCTCTAATCGATGAAAATTTTTATGGGAGCAGCATCTTCTCATATAAAAATGAGTTAAGGGAACTGGGGGTAGTAGTTGATTTTAACCAGGCCAAAATGGTCTTTGCTCATGTGTTCAGGCTGCAAGGACAGCTCTCCAATATTGGAAAGGAACATGCTTTTTCCTTGCTGGCCTGTTACAGAAAGTTCAGGGGTACATCTTTTGAATTCTCTGATGATTTGATGAGATGTATCCTTGAGGTTAAATGGTTGCGAACTCGCCTCGGTGATCTCAGAATCCCGGGAGAGTGCATTTTGTTTCGGCCTCATTGGGAATCTATATCTTGCATATCTCTGCTTCCTTTCATTGATGACGCTGACAATTGGTATGGCAAGGGCATCTATGAATATGAGAAGGAGTTGGAAAGTATGGGAGTTAAAGTTGCCTTCAAGGATGGATGCGGGTTTGTGGCTACCGGCCTTAAGTTACCATTTGATCCCAGCTGCATAACTCCTGCAAATGCTTACTCATTACTTGAATGTATTCGCACTTTACGGACACAGAACAATGGCCCTTTACCTGATTCTTTTCTGACGAAAGTGTCTCAAAAATGGTTGAAAACCTCTTTTGATTATAGGCCACCTGGTAAGTGTTTGCTTTATAATTTTGATTGGAAGTCATTGCAACGGATGGATGGACCTTTCATTGATGAAGAATTTTATGGCTCCAACATTACATCCTATGCCAAAGAGCTCAACGCAATTGGAGTAACTATTGATGTAAGAAATGGGGGACCATTGCTTGCCAATCACCTGCATTTCTGTTCTAACTTCAGTACCATTGTTCGAATATATAGTTACTTGCAAGACTGCAACTGGAACCCTGAAACTGGGTATGAAAGGAAAATTTGGATCCCTAGTGGAAGTGATGATGGTGAATGGGTAGCACCCCAAGAATGCGTCCTGCGGGACAAGGATGGGCTGTTTGATAAACAATTGAATGTGTTGGAGAAGCATTATGGAAAGGAgttacttctttttttctcaAGCGCTTTTGGAGTTAAACCCTATCCTTCACTTGTTGACTATTGTGAGCTCTGGAAGGAATGGGAGTTATGTGGACGGCCCTTAACACTTGAAAGGTGTTGTGCGTTTTGGAAATTTGTTGTAAGTCACTGCAGTTCGGAGACACTGAAAAGGCTTGCTGAACATTTGATGAAATTGCCTGCGTATTCAGTATCAGATGAAATTTTGTTGATTGAAAGGCTTGATGTTTTTATTGCTGATGACCTTCATCTGAAGGATCTTTTTGAGCAGTCGTCTTCCCAGCCTCTATTTGCTTGGTATCCCCAGTCGAGCATTGCATCTTTGCCTCGGTTTAAGCTGCTTGAAGTTTACAGCAAAATTGGAGTCCGAAACCTATCTGAATCTGTCCAGAAAGAAGAAATGTCCATAACTGATGGTGCTGGACTTCAGCAAGTTAGCCCCAGGGAAATTTTAATTGGAAAAGGACTGCTCATGCTGATCCTAAGTTTTCTAGCTGGACCTGCTCTCAAAATGGAAGCAGAAAACAGGCATGAAGTTGTGCGATGTCTACTTAATCTGACTGTCTTTGAGACAGCGGAGCCAGTCAAAATTTGTTACAGTTTATTGCTCTCGTCAGGGGAAAAGTTGAAAGCTGAGGCGACACCAATGATTCGTTGGGAGAGGGAGAATAAAGAGCTTTTTGCACAAAAGATGAACAGGTCGGGTGGGCATAGAAGTATCATTGAATATGCTACATCTTTTTCTGAAGTGATATCGGCAGGATTACTATGGGAGAATGAAGATCAAATGCACCAACTGGCAGAGCTGATCAAATTAGGCTTCCTCTTGGAATTTGACGAGCAAGCGATTGGGTTTCTCATGAAAACCAAGAATCTTCAGCTATTCGCAGAGGATGAAAGGTTCCTCTCTTCAGCCTTCCCGTCTGATTAG
- the LOC127790096 gene encoding uncharacterized protein LOC127790096 isoform X1 produces MATPSPRPREHIEEIRRKTFKIGGNEPDLTNLYLHHAINYLAAELYTKDVHFLMELIQNAEDNEYLEAVKPSLEFVITSRDITATGAPATLLVFNNEKGFSAKNVESICGIGCSTKKGQRKRGYIGEKGIGFKSVFLITTQPYIFSNGYQIRFNEEPCPHCKIGYIVPEWVDDNPTLSTIKQIYGSDSDLPTTTIVLPLKPDKVSPVKQQLSKIHPEVLLFLSKIKRLSVKQDNEDTSLNTVSAISISSETDFTEKKDIDAESYVLHLSADKNDDNLEEECSYYMWRQKFPVRQEYKVERRMEVEEYVITLAFPNGQRLNSGTKSPGVYAFLPTEMVTTFPFIIQADFLLASSRETILLDNKWNQGILEYVPSAFINAFISLVKTIEGAPVSTLARMFEFLPINIPPYPALNAVRDSIKAKLVNEDIVPCESYMEKKLFWKPSEVGVVMPAFWNILNKARKDGVSLDNISSHGRYVLSSSFDTEKYDQVLNFLGVKPVEDEWYVKCIRSSNLIPGVSEEVYLELLVFVAKNWRSNFQNTNIKDTPLLKYESYNGDVSLFSINVSQSYAGKVLACEPHLVPWLIDWNREFGSSAGPFFIPKSTQEAILQQQWSEKQILLEWLSKEVKVQTVSVYDYAALLVDLLKCDRKRAVTFVHFLYHSLSRNNLSETDVGRLCCNMPLVDNYGQVTTQRNRVLVPANGSKWVRLIGSNPWRAEGFIELADDYRRPVIPAGVLTPEEQLIPFLRSHIGASDVPDVSPPNAVIPTMSAPLTKDNTFLLLGWIRSLMQRWVSMPKMFSQCIKEGSWMRVSLGSSPGYRPPSQSFLPNSLWGHLLQNENVLVDIPIIDLSFYGCEIMNYKVELGEIGVMFHYGEACQFFGKHLMSLAASSALTRGNVFSILKFINFMRERSLSARDFIQSIREGKWLRTSLGNRSPVGSVLFDQEWETASQISAIPFIDKDYYGEEILQFKTELQMLGVVVGWSENYQLVAYYLKPAMGINVLTAESGLFILNCMRHLGSPDKLIEVFKDNKFLKTSMGYTAPVESHLISPEWGCLLQIFNSFALIDENFYGSSIFSYKNELRELGVVVDFNQAKMVFAHVFRLQGQLSNIGKEHAFSLLACYRKFRGTSFEFSDDLMRCILEVKWLRTRLGDLRIPGECILFRPHWESISCISLLPFIDDADNWYGKGIYEYEKELESMGVKVAFKDGCGFVATGLKLPFDPSCITPANAYSLLECIRTLRTQNNGPLPDSFLTKVSQKWLKTSFDYRPPGKCLLYNFDWKSLQRMDGPFIDEEFYGSNITSYAKELNAIGVTIDVRNGGPLLANHLHFCSNFSTIVRIYSYLQDCNWNPETGYERKIWIPSGSDDGEWVAPQECVLRDKDGLFDKQLNVLEKHYGKELLLFFSSAFGVKPYPSLVDYCELWKEWELCGRPLTLERCCAFWKFVVSHCSSETLKRLAEHLMKLPAYSVSDEILLIERLDVFIADDLHLKDLFEQSSSQPLFAWYPQSSIASLPRFKLLEVYSKIGVRNLSESVQKEEMSITDGAGLQQVSPREILIGKGLLMLILSFLAGPALKMEAENRHEVVRCLLNLTVFETAEPVKICYSLLLSSGEKLKAEATPMIRWERENKELFAQKMNRSGGHRSIIEYATSFSEVISAGLLWENEDQMHQLAELIKLGFLLEFDEQAIGFLMKTKNLQLFAEDERFLSSAFPSD; encoded by the coding sequence GAATTGGGTTCAAGAGTGTATTCCTCATCACAACACAGCCTTACATATTCAGCAATGGTTATCAGATACGGTTTAATGAAGAGCCTTGCCCACATTGCAAAATTGGATACATTGTCCCGGAATGGGTTGATGACAACCCAACACTTTCCaccataaaacaaatatatggCTCTGACTCTGACCTTCCAACCACAACAATTGTCTTGCCTCTGAAGCCTGACAAGGTTAGCCCTGTAAAGCAGCAACTCTCGAAAATCCATCCTGAAGTTCTGTTgttcctttcaaaaataaagaggCTTTCAGTCAAGCAAGACAACGAGGATACTAGTCTCAATACAGTGAGCGCAATATCCATTTCAAGTGAGACTGATTTTACTGAAAAGAAGGATATTGATGCTGAGTCATATGTGCTACATCTTTCGGCTGataaaaatgatgacaatttgGAGGAAGAATGCAGCTATTACATGTGGAGGCAGAAGTTTCCAGTCAGGCAGGAATATAAAGTAGAAAGACGGATGGAAGTGGAAGAGTATGTGATCACATTGGCTTTTCCAAATGGACAGCGTCTCAACAGTGGGACTAAATCTCCTGGGGTATATGCCTTTCTCCCAACTGAGATGGTTACAACTTTTCCTTTCATAATTCAAGCAGATTTTCTACTAGCATCTTCGAGGGAAACAATCCTTTTGGATAATAAATGGAACCAAGGTATTCTGGAATACGTGCCCAGTGCTTTCATCAATGCATTCATTTCCCTGGTGAAAACCATCGAAGGCGCCCCTGTATCTACTCTGGCTCGTATGTTTGAGTTCCTACCCATCAACATCCCTCCTTACCCTGCGCTGAATGCTGTGAGGGACAGTATTAAAGCCAAACTGGTTAATGAAGACATAGTTCCCTGTGAGTCATACATGGagaaaaagttattttggaaGCCTAGTGAAGTGGGTGTGGTAATGCCTGCTTTCTGGAATATACTGAACAAGGCAAGGAAGGATGGGGTGAGCTTGGATAATATCTCATCGCATGGGAGATATGTTCTAAGTTCTTCATTTGACACAGAGAAGTATGATCAAGTGTTGAACTTCTTGGGAGTGAAACCTGTGGAGGATGAATGGTATGTTAAGTGCATCCGCAGTTCTAATCTCATACCAGGAGTCTCAGAGGAAGTGTATTTAGAGCTACTAGTATTTGTAGCCAAGAACTGGAGGTCAAATTTTCAGAATACTAACATCAAGGACACCCCGCTTCTGAAGTATGAGAGTTATAACGGTGATGTCTCTTTGTTTAGTATAAATGTCTCACAGTCGTATGCAGGGAAGGTTCTTGCTTGCGAGCCTCATCTTGTACCATGGTTGATCGATTGGAACAGAGAATTTGGAAGTTCAGCAGGCCCATTTTTTATTCCTAAATCTACACAAGAAGCTATACTACAGCAACAATGGTCTGAGAAGCAGATATTGTTGGAGTGGCTTTCGAAGGAGGTGAAGGTTCAGACTGTAAGTGTGTACGACTATGCAGCCCTTCTTGTTGATTTGCTTAAGTGTGATAGGAAGCGCGCTGTTACTTTTGTTCATTTCTTGTATCACTCGCTTTCAAGGAACAACTTGTCTGAGACAGATGTTGGGCGATTGTGTTGCAACATGCCGCTTGTGGATAACTATGGGCAGGTAACCACACAAAGGAATCGAGTTCTTGTTCCTGCTAATGGAAGCAAATGGGTTCGTCTGATCGGATCTAACCCGTGGAGAGCTGAAGGCTTTATAGAGCTAGCAGATGACTATCGGCGACCTGTCATACCTGCAGGTGTTTTGACCCCTGAGGAACAGCTTATTCCTTTTCTCAGAAGTCATATTGGGGCTTCTGATGTCCCTGATGTGTCTCCACCCAATGCAGTAATTCCTACAATGTCTGCTCCTCTAACCAAAGATAATACGTTCTTGCTGTTGGGTTGGATTCGGAGCTTGATGCAGCGATGGGTTAGCATGCCAAAAATGTTCTCGCAATGCATAAAGGAGGGAAGCTGGATGAGGGTTTCTTTGGGCAGCAGTCCAGGCTACCGGCCTCCATCTCAGTCATTCCTACCAAACTCATTGTGGGGCCATCTTCTGCAGAATGAAAATGTGCTAGTTGATATCCCCATAATTGATCTGAGTTTCTATGGCTGTGAAATAATGAATTATAAAGTGGAGCTTGGAGAAATAGGAGTGATGTTTCATTATGGAGAGGCTTGCCAATTTTTCGGGAAGCATCTCATGTCTTTGGCAGCCTCCTCCGCTCTAACAAGAGGGAATGTTTTTTCGATATTGAAGTTCATAAATTTTATGAGGGAGAGATCGCTTTCTGCTCGAGACTTCATCCAAAGTATCCGGGAAGGGAAATGGCTAAGAACTTCACTTGGCAACAGATCCCCAGTCGGATCTGTTTTGTTTGATCAGGAGTGGGAAACTGCATCGCAGATCAGTGCCATCCCATTTATTGATAAAGATTACTATGGGGAGGAAATCCTTCAGTTTAAAACAGAACTTCAGATGCTGGGCGTGGTAGTTGGATGGAGTGAGAATTACCAGCTTGTTGCTTACTATCTGAAACCTGCAATGGGCATCAATGTTCTAACGGCTGAGTCTGGTCTTTTCATTTTGAACTGCATGCGCCATTTAGGATCACCTGATAAATTAATTGAAGTCTTtaaggataataaatttttgaagaCAAGCATGGGCTACACGGCTCCAGTTGAGTCTCATCTTATCAGTCCTGAATGGGGCTGTCTCCTTCAGATTTTCAACAGCTTTGCTCTAATCGATGAAAATTTTTATGGGAGCAGCATCTTCTCATATAAAAATGAGTTAAGGGAACTGGGGGTAGTAGTTGATTTTAACCAGGCCAAAATGGTCTTTGCTCATGTGTTCAGGCTGCAAGGACAGCTCTCCAATATTGGAAAGGAACATGCTTTTTCCTTGCTGGCCTGTTACAGAAAGTTCAGGGGTACATCTTTTGAATTCTCTGATGATTTGATGAGATGTATCCTTGAGGTTAAATGGTTGCGAACTCGCCTCGGTGATCTCAGAATCCCGGGAGAGTGCATTTTGTTTCGGCCTCATTGGGAATCTATATCTTGCATATCTCTGCTTCCTTTCATTGATGACGCTGACAATTGGTATGGCAAGGGCATCTATGAATATGAGAAGGAGTTGGAAAGTATGGGAGTTAAAGTTGCCTTCAAGGATGGATGCGGGTTTGTGGCTACCGGCCTTAAGTTACCATTTGATCCCAGCTGCATAACTCCTGCAAATGCTTACTCATTACTTGAATGTATTCGCACTTTACGGACACAGAACAATGGCCCTTTACCTGATTCTTTTCTGACGAAAGTGTCTCAAAAATGGTTGAAAACCTCTTTTGATTATAGGCCACCTGGTAAGTGTTTGCTTTATAATTTTGATTGGAAGTCATTGCAACGGATGGATGGACCTTTCATTGATGAAGAATTTTATGGCTCCAACATTACATCCTATGCCAAAGAGCTCAACGCAATTGGAGTAACTATTGATGTAAGAAATGGGGGACCATTGCTTGCCAATCACCTGCATTTCTGTTCTAACTTCAGTACCATTGTTCGAATATATAGTTACTTGCAAGACTGCAACTGGAACCCTGAAACTGGGTATGAAAGGAAAATTTGGATCCCTAGTGGAAGTGATGATGGTGAATGGGTAGCACCCCAAGAATGCGTCCTGCGGGACAAGGATGGGCTGTTTGATAAACAATTGAATGTGTTGGAGAAGCATTATGGAAAGGAgttacttctttttttctcaAGCGCTTTTGGAGTTAAACCCTATCCTTCACTTGTTGACTATTGTGAGCTCTGGAAGGAATGGGAGTTATGTGGACGGCCCTTAACACTTGAAAGGTGTTGTGCGTTTTGGAAATTTGTTGTAAGTCACTGCAGTTCGGAGACACTGAAAAGGCTTGCTGAACATTTGATGAAATTGCCTGCGTATTCAGTATCAGATGAAATTTTGTTGATTGAAAGGCTTGATGTTTTTATTGCTGATGACCTTCATCTGAAGGATCTTTTTGAGCAGTCGTCTTCCCAGCCTCTATTTGCTTGGTATCCCCAGTCGAGCATTGCATCTTTGCCTCGGTTTAAGCTGCTTGAAGTTTACAGCAAAATTGGAGTCCGAAACCTATCTGAATCTGTCCAGAAAGAAGAAATGTCCATAACTGATGGTGCTGGACTTCAGCAAGTTAGCCCCAGGGAAATTTTAATTGGAAAAGGACTGCTCATGCTGATCCTAAGTTTTCTAGCTGGACCTGCTCTCAAAATGGAAGCAGAAAACAGGCATGAAGTTGTGCGATGTCTACTTAATCTGACTGTCTTTGAGACAGCGGAGCCAGTCAAAATTTGTTACAGTTTATTGCTCTCGTCAGGGGAAAAGTTGAAAGCTGAGGCGACACCAATGATTCGTTGGGAGAGGGAGAATAAAGAGCTTTTTGCACAAAAGATGAACAGGTCGGGTGGGCATAGAAGTATCATTGAATATGCTACATCTTTTTCTGAAGTGATATCGGCAGGATTACTATGGGAGAATGAAGATCAAATGCACCAACTGGCAGAGCTGATCAAATTAGGCTTCCTCTTGGAATTTGACGAGCAAGCGATTGGGTTTCTCATGAAAACCAAGAATCTTCAGCTATTCGCAGAGGATGAAAGGTTCCTCTCTTCAGCCTTCCCGTCTGATTAG